A region of Patescibacteria group bacterium DNA encodes the following proteins:
- the mreC gene encoding rod shape-determining protein MreC yields MRSFIRFFGWLIILGLVFFVLNRGFSLIANLVQSGTGFVLKPFINLSLVLTKARELERQNQELKNQTLVLKEKLSEQVLNQNLTELYQPEGIQAKVIGFVLGSGGKRIFLDQGSVQGIQPGDWALISEKTLVGQVESVSQNYSVVKTIFDPSLKVAAEIVFSNGSIGRGLFYFTSSGFALDFLPKEFELAPDQLALVQSSGRDGIFRAGFYLGQALSLEDSTEFQLKKAVVEPGFNLNDLRAVFLVKNFFKK; encoded by the coding sequence ATGAGGTCTTTTATTCGCTTTTTTGGCTGGTTAATTATTCTGGGTTTGGTTTTTTTTGTTTTAAACCGGGGATTTTCTTTGATTGCTAACCTGGTTCAGTCTGGAACCGGTTTTGTTTTAAAGCCGTTTATTAATCTGTCTCTGGTTTTAACTAAAGCAAGAGAATTGGAAAGACAAAACCAAGAGCTAAAAAACCAGACCTTAGTTTTAAAAGAAAAACTCTCTGAACAGGTTTTGAACCAGAATCTAACTGAACTCTACCAGCCGGAAGGAATTCAGGCAAAAGTCATTGGTTTTGTTCTTGGTTCGGGCGGTAAAAGGATTTTTTTAGACCAGGGTTCGGTTCAAGGAATTCAACCCGGAGACTGGGCATTAATTTCAGAAAAGACTTTGGTTGGCCAGGTTGAGTCAGTTAGCCAGAATTATAGCGTGGTTAAGACAATCTTTGACCCGAGTTTAAAAGTCGCGGCCGAGATTGTTTTTTCTAATGGTTCAATCGGCCGAGGCTTGTTTTATTTTACTAGTTCAGGGTTTGCGCTTGATTTTCTGCCTAAAGAGTTTGAATTGGCTCCGGATCAGTTGGCTTTGGTTCAGTCTTCGGGCCGGGACGGAATTTTCCGGGCTGGATTTTATCTTGGTCAGGCATTGAGTTTGGAGGATTCAACCGAGTTTCAGTTAAAAAAAGCAGTGGTTGAGCCGGGCTTTAATCTGAATGATTTAAGAGCGGTTTTTTTGGTGAAGAATTTTTTCAAAAAATAA
- a CDS encoding rod shape-determining protein, producing the protein MLNSFFSLFSKDIGIDLGTANTLVYVRGRGIVINEPSVVAINEKTGQILAVGREAKKMVGRTPGHIVAIRPLRNGVVSDFEVTEKMLKYFFDKVQAEVSAFFPNRPRVVVGVPLGGTEVEKRAVVQAGKNAGAREVFLVEEPMAAAIGTKLPVGEPSGNFIIDIGGGTAEIAVISLGGIVVSKSIRYAGDRLNEDIVNYVRDEFKLAIGERTAEEIKISIGSVIDSKENKEAIIKGRNLVTGLPQEMVIKEKHVREAIKDSIENLTEAVEETIEQTPPELVADLMGRGIYMAGGGSLLGGLSSYLSEKTGVPVRVADDPLTAVVRGTSIILEDIDKLSDILVDTISEKAPE; encoded by the coding sequence ATGCTTAACTCTTTTTTCAGCTTATTTTCAAAAGATATTGGCATTGATTTAGGCACGGCCAATACTTTGGTTTATGTCCGGGGCAGGGGAATTGTAATTAACGAGCCGTCAGTGGTGGCGATCAATGAAAAAACCGGCCAGATTTTGGCTGTAGGCAGGGAAGCGAAAAAGATGGTTGGCCGGACTCCGGGGCATATTGTCGCGATTCGGCCCCTAAGAAACGGCGTGGTGTCTGATTTTGAGGTAACTGAAAAGATGCTCAAATATTTTTTTGACAAGGTTCAGGCCGAGGTTTCGGCGTTTTTCCCCAATCGTCCCAGAGTGGTGGTGGGCGTGCCTTTGGGCGGGACTGAAGTGGAGAAAAGGGCGGTGGTTCAGGCCGGAAAAAATGCCGGCGCCAGGGAAGTTTTTTTGGTTGAGGAACCAATGGCTGCGGCAATCGGCACCAAACTGCCGGTGGGCGAACCGTCAGGGAATTTTATTATTGATATCGGCGGCGGCACCGCTGAAATAGCGGTAATTTCTCTTGGCGGGATTGTGGTTTCCAAAAGCATCCGCTATGCCGGAGACCGGCTTAACGAAGATATTGTTAATTATGTTCGGGACGAGTTTAAGCTGGCAATCGGGGAGCGGACCGCTGAAGAGATTAAGATCTCAATCGGCTCAGTGATTGATTCAAAAGAAAACAAAGAAGCGATTATCAAAGGCAGGAATTTGGTTACTGGTTTGCCCCAAGAAATGGTGATTAAGGAGAAGCATGTTCGCGAGGCAATCAAAGATTCAATTGAAAACTTAACCGAAGCAGTGGAAGAAACTATTGAACAAACCCCGCCTGAACTGGTAGCGGATTTAATGGGTCGGGGGATTTATATGGCTGGCGGCGGCAGTTTGCTTGGCGGCTTGAGTTCATATTTATCTGAAAAAACCGGGGTTCCGGTTAGGGTCGCGGACGATCCTTTAACTGCTGTGGTTCGGGGAACCAGTATAATTTTGGAAGACATTGATAAGCTTTCTGATATCCTGGTTGATACAATCTCTGAAAAAGCGCCGGAGTAA